The Vibrio astriarenae genome contains a region encoding:
- the secA gene encoding preprotein translocase subunit SecA, which yields MITKLLTKVIGSRNDRTLRRLRKIVKEINNYEPTFEALSDEELKAKTIEFRERIEKGESLDQLLPEAFATVREASKRVYGMRHFDVQLIGGMVLNAGQIAEMRTGEGKTLTATLPAYLNALAGKGVHVVTVNDYLATRDAETNRPLFEFLGMTVGINVPNMPPQAKKEAYQADILYGTNNEFGFDYLRDNMAFRSEDRVQRERFFAVVDEVDSILIDEARTPLIISGPAEDSSDLYTRINTLIPSLEKQDQEDSEEYRGDGHYTVDEKSKQVHLTETGQEFVEELMIKNGLMEEGDTLYSPTNISLLHHVNAALRAHVLFEKDVDYIVNEEGEVVIVDEHTGRTMPGRRWSEGLHQAVEAKEGVKIQNENQTLASITFQNYFRLYEKLSGMTGTADTEAFEFQSIYGLETVVIPTNKPMIRDDMADVVYRTEAEKFAAIIEDIKARVEKGQPSLVGTVSIEKSELLSNALKKSGIKHNVLNAKFHEKEAEIVAEAGMPGAVTIATNMAGRGTDIVLGGSWAAKVEQLDNPTKEQIDAIKAEWKVIHDQVLEAGGLHIIGTERHESRRIDNQLRGRSGRQGDAGSSRFYLSMEDSLLRIFTSERMASLIQSGMDEGEAIESKMLSRSIEKAQRKVEGRNFDIRKQLLEFDDVANDQRKVVYELRDELMGVDDISEMIEHNREDVFTSIIDEYIPPQSLEDMWDVSGLEDRLKADFDLHLEIQSWLDEDDKLYEEALRAKILNASIDAYKQKEEVVGAQVLRNFEKSVMLQTLDTLWKEHLAAMDHLRQGIHLRGYAQKNPKQEYKRESFELFEGLLETLKFDVIQVLSRVRVQQQEEVERMEAQRRAQAEEAARRAQAQHAAAENQLADGEEAVQDHNQPMVREERKVGRNEPCPCGSGKKYKQCHGKIN from the coding sequence ATGATAACTAAGTTACTGACCAAAGTTATTGGTAGTCGTAATGATCGAACATTACGTCGTTTAAGAAAAATTGTAAAAGAAATCAATAACTACGAGCCTACGTTCGAGGCGCTTAGTGATGAAGAACTGAAAGCGAAAACGATCGAGTTTCGTGAGCGTATTGAGAAAGGTGAATCGCTAGATCAACTTCTACCAGAAGCGTTCGCAACGGTACGTGAAGCGTCTAAGCGTGTTTACGGCATGCGCCACTTTGATGTACAGCTCATTGGCGGCATGGTATTGAATGCCGGTCAAATCGCAGAGATGCGCACGGGTGAAGGTAAAACCCTAACAGCGACGCTACCAGCTTATCTGAACGCACTGGCAGGTAAGGGTGTTCACGTTGTAACAGTGAATGACTACCTAGCAACACGTGATGCTGAAACCAACCGACCACTATTCGAGTTCTTAGGTATGACCGTTGGTATCAACGTACCAAACATGCCGCCTCAAGCGAAAAAAGAAGCCTACCAAGCAGATATTCTTTACGGCACCAACAACGAATTTGGTTTTGACTACTTGCGTGACAACATGGCGTTCCGTAGTGAAGACCGCGTGCAGCGCGAGCGTTTCTTCGCGGTTGTCGATGAGGTTGACTCAATTCTTATCGATGAAGCGCGTACTCCTCTTATTATCTCTGGCCCAGCTGAAGATAGCTCTGATCTTTACACTCGTATCAACACGCTGATTCCTTCTCTTGAAAAGCAAGATCAGGAAGATTCAGAAGAGTACCGCGGTGACGGTCACTACACTGTGGATGAGAAGTCTAAGCAAGTACACTTGACTGAAACGGGTCAAGAGTTCGTTGAAGAGCTGATGATCAAAAATGGTCTAATGGAAGAGGGTGATACGCTGTACTCACCAACCAACATTAGCTTACTACATCACGTTAATGCCGCGCTTCGAGCCCATGTTCTATTTGAAAAAGACGTGGACTACATCGTTAATGAAGAAGGCGAAGTGGTTATCGTCGATGAACATACTGGCCGTACGATGCCTGGTCGCCGTTGGTCAGAAGGCCTGCATCAAGCGGTGGAAGCGAAAGAAGGCGTTAAGATTCAAAACGAGAACCAGACGCTGGCTTCTATCACGTTCCAGAACTACTTCCGTCTTTACGAAAAACTGTCTGGCATGACTGGTACAGCAGACACTGAAGCATTCGAATTCCAGTCCATCTATGGTCTGGAAACGGTGGTTATTCCAACCAACAAACCGATGATTCGTGATGATATGGCGGATGTGGTGTACCGTACGGAAGCAGAGAAGTTCGCTGCAATCATTGAAGATATCAAAGCTCGCGTAGAAAAAGGTCAGCCTTCATTGGTAGGTACCGTCTCTATCGAGAAGTCTGAATTGCTATCCAATGCCCTGAAAAAATCGGGTATCAAACACAATGTTCTTAACGCCAAATTCCACGAGAAGGAAGCGGAGATTGTCGCTGAAGCAGGTATGCCAGGCGCTGTAACGATTGCGACTAACATGGCTGGTCGTGGTACGGATATTGTACTTGGCGGTAGCTGGGCGGCAAAAGTTGAACAACTAGACAACCCAACCAAAGAGCAAATTGACGCGATCAAAGCAGAGTGGAAAGTCATTCACGATCAAGTGCTAGAAGCGGGTGGTTTGCACATCATTGGTACTGAGCGTCATGAATCACGCCGTATCGATAACCAGCTACGTGGTCGTTCTGGTCGTCAGGGTGATGCGGGCTCTTCTCGTTTCTACCTATCGATGGAAGACTCGCTATTGCGTATTTTCACTTCAGAACGTATGGCAAGTCTTATCCAAAGTGGTATGGATGAGGGTGAAGCGATCGAGAGTAAGATGTTATCTCGCTCTATCGAAAAAGCGCAGCGTAAAGTAGAAGGCCGTAACTTCGATATTCGTAAACAGCTTCTTGAATTTGATGATGTGGCGAATGATCAGCGTAAAGTCGTTTACGAACTTCGTGACGAGTTAATGGGTGTTGATGACATCAGTGAAATGATCGAACACAACCGCGAAGATGTGTTCACTTCAATCATTGATGAGTACATCCCACCGCAATCGCTTGAGGATATGTGGGACGTTTCAGGTCTAGAAGATCGCTTGAAAGCAGACTTTGATTTGCATCTAGAGATCCAATCATGGCTAGACGAAGACGATAAGCTTTATGAAGAAGCGCTGCGTGCGAAGATCCTCAACGCTTCTATCGACGCTTACAAGCAGAAAGAAGAAGTGGTTGGCGCACAAGTGCTGCGTAACTTCGAAAAATCTGTGATGCTACAAACACTCGATACATTATGGAAAGAGCACCTAGCGGCAATGGATCACTTGCGTCAGGGTATCCACCTGCGCGGTTACGCACAGAAAAACCCGAAACAAGAGTATAAGCGTGAATCGTTTGAGCTGTTTGAAGGTCTGCTAGAAACTCTAAAGTTTGATGTGATTCAGGTGCTATCTCGCGTTCGCGTTCAGCAACAAGAAGAAGTTGAGCGTATGGAGGCTCAACGCCGAGCTCAAGCTGAAGAAGCGGCTCGCCGTGCTCAAGCGCAACATGCTGCGGCAGAAAATCAACTTGCAGATGGCGAAGAAGCGGTTCAAGACCACAATCAACCTATGGTTCGTGAAGAACGTAAAGTAGGTCGAAACGAGCCTTGTCCTTGTGGCAGTGGTAAGAAATACAAACAGTGTCACGGTAAAATCAATTAG
- the mutT gene encoding 8-oxo-dGTP diphosphatase MutT → MKRVHIVAGIILSADKRQVYITKRPSDKHKGGFWEFPGGKVEDGEAIEQAMSRELLEEIGIEVTKQSHYQHLEFDYTDKSLKFDFICIEAFQHQPFGKEGQQGKWVDIRQLPEYAFPEANVPILERVVKEFAE, encoded by the coding sequence ATGAAAAGAGTACACATAGTCGCAGGAATTATTCTTAGTGCTGATAAGCGTCAGGTATATATCACCAAAAGGCCGAGCGATAAACATAAGGGGGGCTTTTGGGAGTTTCCAGGTGGCAAAGTTGAGGATGGTGAAGCGATAGAACAGGCGATGTCACGCGAGTTGCTTGAAGAGATTGGCATTGAAGTGACAAAGCAGTCTCATTATCAGCACTTAGAGTTTGATTACACAGATAAATCATTAAAGTTCGACTTTATCTGTATTGAAGCGTTCCAACATCAACCTTTTGGCAAGGAAGGGCAGCAGGGAAAATGGGTCGATATCCGTCAATTGCCAGAATACGCTTTTCCTGAAGCCAACGTGCCAATCTTAGAGCGTGTGGTAAAGGAATTCGCAGAGTAA
- the dapB gene encoding 4-hydroxy-tetrahydrodipicolinate reductase — translation MVKIAVAGAAGRMGRNLVKATLSNQQARLGSGSERPESSLVGVDVGELCGEGHLDIALVDSLENSIEAFDVIIDFTAPASTLANLELCKAHGKKIVIGTTGFSDEERAVIDQFAQEVPVVMAPNYSVGVNLVFKLLEKAAKVMGDYTDIEIVEAHHRHKVDAPSGTAIGMGEAIAGAMGNNLNDVAVYAREGITGERTKDEIGFATIRAGDIVGEHTAMFADIGERVEITHKATDRMTFANGAVKAAVWLNEKPAGFYTMTDVLDLNNL, via the coding sequence ATGGTAAAAATTGCAGTCGCTGGCGCTGCTGGTCGCATGGGTCGTAACCTTGTGAAAGCAACACTAAGCAACCAACAAGCACGTCTAGGCTCAGGTTCGGAGCGACCAGAATCATCATTGGTTGGTGTCGATGTTGGTGAACTATGTGGTGAAGGCCACCTTGATATCGCACTTGTTGATAGTTTAGAAAACAGTATTGAAGCGTTTGATGTCATTATTGATTTTACCGCTCCTGCCAGCACGCTGGCCAACTTAGAACTATGTAAAGCACATGGAAAAAAAATAGTCATTGGTACCACCGGCTTTAGCGATGAAGAACGTGCTGTGATTGACCAATTTGCCCAAGAAGTTCCGGTTGTCATGGCACCTAACTACAGTGTTGGAGTTAACCTTGTATTTAAGCTGCTAGAGAAAGCGGCAAAAGTGATGGGTGACTATACAGATATCGAAATCGTAGAAGCACACCATAGACACAAAGTGGATGCACCATCAGGTACGGCTATCGGTATGGGTGAAGCTATCGCTGGAGCGATGGGTAATAACCTCAATGATGTTGCAGTGTATGCTCGAGAGGGTATTACTGGCGAACGCACCAAAGATGAAATTGGTTTTGCGACGATTCGTGCGGGCGATATTGTGGGTGAGCACACGGCGATGTTTGCCGATATTGGTGAGCGAGTCGAGATTACTCACAAAGCGACAGATCGTATGACATTTGCAAACGGTGCAGTAAAAGCCGCAGTCTGGTTAAACGAAAAACCAGCGGGTTTCTATACCATGACTGACGTTTTAGACCTTAATAATCTCTAA
- the carA gene encoding glutamine-hydrolyzing carbamoyl-phosphate synthase small subunit, protein MSKSALLVLEDGTVFHGESIGADGSAVGEVVFNTSMTGYQEILTDPSYSQQIVTLTYPHIGNTGTNSEDEESSSIHAQGLVIRDLPLIASNFRNEQSLSDYLKSQNIVGIADIDTRKLTRILREKGAQNGCIVAGNNIDEALALAKAKEFPGLKGMDLAKEVTTKEAYEWKQGSWTLEGGLPEAKADSELPFHVVAYDFGAKRNILRMLVDRGCRLTVVPAETSAEEVLAMNPDGVFLSNGPGDPAPCTYAIEATKVFLDKGLPIFGICLGHQILALASGAQTVKMKFGHHGANHPVKDLDRDVVMITSQNHGFAADEETLPENLRATHKSLFDGTLQGIHRTDKPAFSFQGHPEASPGPHDAAPLFDHFIELIKEHKA, encoded by the coding sequence TTGAGTAAGTCAGCACTGCTAGTCCTAGAAGATGGGACAGTATTCCACGGTGAATCCATTGGCGCAGATGGTTCTGCTGTTGGTGAAGTCGTTTTTAATACCTCGATGACGGGGTACCAAGAAATCCTCACTGATCCTTCCTATTCTCAACAAATCGTTACCCTTACTTACCCTCACATTGGCAATACCGGAACCAATTCCGAAGACGAAGAATCTTCTTCAATCCACGCACAAGGCCTTGTGATCCGCGATCTTCCTCTTATCGCTTCTAACTTCCGTAATGAACAGTCTCTTTCTGATTATCTTAAGTCGCAAAACATTGTAGGTATTGCAGACATCGATACTCGCAAACTGACGCGTATCCTTCGTGAGAAAGGCGCACAGAATGGTTGTATCGTAGCAGGTAACAACATCGATGAAGCTTTAGCGCTCGCCAAAGCAAAAGAGTTCCCAGGCCTAAAAGGCATGGATCTCGCGAAAGAAGTTACAACTAAAGAAGCGTACGAATGGAAACAGGGTTCGTGGACTCTAGAGGGCGGCTTGCCTGAAGCGAAAGCGGACAGTGAACTTCCTTTCCACGTTGTTGCTTATGACTTTGGTGCGAAGCGCAACATCCTACGCATGCTTGTTGACCGCGGCTGTCGCCTAACGGTTGTTCCTGCTGAAACATCAGCAGAAGAAGTATTAGCAATGAACCCAGATGGTGTATTTCTTTCAAACGGCCCTGGTGACCCAGCGCCATGTACTTACGCTATCGAAGCAACAAAAGTCTTCCTAGATAAAGGCCTGCCTATCTTCGGCATCTGTCTAGGTCACCAAATTCTAGCACTTGCGTCTGGTGCGCAAACAGTGAAGATGAAGTTTGGTCACCACGGTGCGAACCATCCAGTGAAAGACCTTGACCGTGATGTCGTGATGATTACTTCACAAAACCACGGCTTTGCTGCGGATGAAGAGACGCTTCCAGAGAACCTACGTGCAACACACAAATCTCTGTTCGACGGCACACTTCAAGGTATCCACCGCACAGATAAACCAGCGTTCAGCTTCCAGGGTCACCCTGAAGCGAGCCCAGGTCCACACGATGCAGCGCCATTGTTTGACCACTTCATTGAACTAATCAAAGAACACAAAGCGTAA
- the carB gene encoding carbamoyl-phosphate synthase large subunit yields the protein MPKRTDIKSILILGAGPIVIGQACEFDYSGAQACKALREEGYRVILVNSNPATIMTDPDMADATYIEPIQWEVVRNIIAKEKPDAVLPTMGGQTALNCALDLEKHGVLEEFGVEMIGATADAIDKAEDRSRFDKAMKSIGLECPRADTAKTMEEAYKVLDMVGFPCIIRPSFTMGGTGGGIAYNKEEFEEICRRGLDLSPTNELLIDESLIGWKEYEMEVVRDKADNCIIVCAIENFDPMGIHTGDSITVAPAQTLTDKEYQLMRNASLAVLREIGVETGGSNVQFGINPKDGRMVIIEMNPRVSRSSALASKATGFPIAKIAAKLAVGFTLDELMNDITGGATPASFEPTIDYVVTKIPRFNFEKFAGANDRLTTQMKSVGEVMAIGRNQQESLQKALRGLEVGATGFDEMVDLDAPDALTKIRHELKETGAERIWYIADAFRAGMSVDGVFNLTQIDRWFLVQIEDIVKLEQELKAKGFAGLNKEALNKLKRKGFADARLSKILGVSESEIRRLRDQYDIHPVYKRVDTCAAEFSSDTAYMYSSYDDECEANPSDKKKIMILGGGPNRIGQGIEFDYCCVHASLALREDGYETIMVNCNPETVSTDYDTSDRLYFEPVTLEDVLAIARVEKPTGVIVQYGGQTPLKLARALEAAGVPIIGTSPDAIDRAEDRERFQVAVDRLGLLQPENATVTTMDQAIEKSREIGYPLVVRPSYVLGGRAMEIVYDEQDLRRYFNEAVSVSNESPVLLDSFLDDAVEVDIDAICDGERVVIGGIMEHIEQAGVHSGDSACSLPAYTLSAEIQDVMREQVEKLAFELGVRGLMNTQFAVKNNKVYLIEVNPRAARTVPFVSKATGAPIAKIAARVMAGQSLEAQGFTKEIIPPYYSVKEVVLPFNKFPGVDPLLGPEMRSTGEVMGVGATFAEAYAKAELGCGNVYPEGGRALLSVREGDKQRVVDLASKLTKLGYQLDATHGTAVILGEAGINPRLVNKVHEGRPHILDRIKNNEYTYIVNTAAGRQAIEDSKVLRRGALAEKVNYTTTLNAAFATSLAHTADAKSTVTSVQELHAQVKNA from the coding sequence ATGCCAAAACGTACTGACATTAAAAGTATTCTGATTCTTGGTGCTGGCCCGATCGTTATCGGTCAAGCATGTGAGTTTGACTACTCTGGTGCTCAAGCTTGTAAAGCACTGCGTGAAGAGGGTTACCGAGTTATCCTAGTGAACTCTAACCCAGCAACAATCATGACTGACCCAGATATGGCGGATGCGACTTACATCGAGCCAATCCAATGGGAAGTTGTACGCAACATCATCGCTAAAGAAAAGCCAGATGCCGTTCTACCGACTATGGGTGGTCAGACTGCATTGAACTGTGCGCTTGACCTTGAAAAGCACGGCGTGCTTGAAGAGTTCGGTGTAGAGATGATTGGTGCGACTGCGGACGCAATCGACAAAGCGGAAGATCGCTCTCGCTTTGATAAAGCAATGAAATCAATTGGTCTTGAGTGTCCACGTGCAGATACTGCGAAAACAATGGAAGAGGCTTACAAAGTTCTCGATATGGTTGGTTTCCCATGTATCATCCGCCCATCATTCACCATGGGTGGTACTGGTGGTGGTATCGCATACAATAAAGAAGAGTTCGAAGAGATCTGTCGCCGTGGTTTGGACTTGTCTCCAACCAACGAGCTTCTGATTGATGAGTCTCTGATTGGTTGGAAAGAGTACGAAATGGAAGTGGTTCGCGACAAAGCGGACAACTGTATCATCGTATGTGCGATTGAAAACTTTGACCCGATGGGTATCCACACCGGTGACTCAATCACGGTTGCACCAGCTCAAACGCTAACAGACAAAGAATACCAGCTAATGCGTAACGCCTCTCTAGCAGTACTGCGTGAGATCGGCGTTGAGACTGGTGGTTCAAACGTACAGTTTGGTATCAACCCGAAAGATGGCCGTATGGTTATCATCGAGATGAACCCACGTGTATCTCGCTCTTCTGCACTAGCTTCTAAAGCAACCGGTTTCCCAATCGCTAAGATTGCAGCGAAACTGGCTGTTGGCTTCACACTAGACGAGCTAATGAACGACATTACTGGTGGCGCAACACCAGCATCGTTCGAACCGACTATCGACTACGTTGTGACCAAGATTCCTCGTTTTAACTTCGAGAAATTTGCAGGTGCTAACGACCGTCTAACCACACAGATGAAGTCTGTTGGTGAAGTGATGGCGATTGGCCGTAACCAGCAAGAATCGCTACAAAAAGCCCTACGTGGCCTAGAAGTTGGCGCGACTGGTTTTGACGAGATGGTTGACCTAGATGCACCTGATGCCCTAACTAAGATTCGTCACGAATTGAAAGAAACTGGTGCAGAGCGTATCTGGTACATCGCAGATGCATTCCGCGCTGGTATGTCAGTAGACGGTGTCTTCAACCTAACGCAAATTGACCGTTGGTTCCTAGTTCAAATCGAAGATATCGTTAAGCTAGAGCAAGAGCTGAAAGCGAAAGGCTTTGCTGGTCTAAACAAAGAAGCGTTGAACAAGCTTAAGCGTAAAGGCTTTGCTGACGCACGCCTGTCTAAGATTCTAGGTGTTTCTGAAAGTGAAATTCGTCGTCTACGTGACCAATACGATATTCACCCAGTCTACAAACGTGTAGATACGTGTGCGGCAGAGTTCTCTTCTGATACGGCTTACATGTACTCATCATACGATGACGAGTGTGAAGCGAACCCATCAGACAAGAAGAAAATCATGATCCTTGGTGGCGGTCCTAACCGTATCGGTCAAGGTATTGAATTTGACTACTGCTGTGTACACGCATCTCTAGCACTGCGCGAAGACGGTTACGAAACCATAATGGTGAACTGTAACCCTGAGACAGTATCAACAGACTACGACACATCAGATCGTCTGTACTTCGAACCTGTCACTCTTGAAGATGTACTAGCGATTGCTCGCGTAGAGAAACCAACGGGCGTTATCGTACAGTACGGTGGTCAGACTCCACTGAAATTGGCTCGTGCTCTTGAAGCGGCAGGCGTACCAATCATCGGTACTAGCCCTGATGCAATCGACCGTGCAGAAGACCGTGAGCGCTTCCAAGTTGCTGTTGACCGTCTAGGTCTCCTACAGCCAGAGAACGCGACAGTAACAACAATGGATCAAGCGATTGAGAAATCTCGCGAAATCGGCTACCCATTGGTTGTGCGTCCTTCTTACGTTCTTGGTGGTCGTGCGATGGAAATCGTATATGACGAGCAAGATCTACGCCGCTACTTCAATGAGGCAGTAAGCGTATCTAACGAGTCTCCGGTTCTTCTAGATAGCTTCCTAGATGATGCAGTAGAAGTGGATATCGATGCTATCTGTGACGGTGAGCGCGTTGTTATCGGCGGTATCATGGAGCACATCGAGCAAGCGGGCGTTCACTCTGGTGACTCTGCATGTTCTCTTCCTGCATACACGCTAAGCGCTGAAATCCAAGACGTCATGCGCGAGCAAGTTGAAAAGCTAGCGTTCGAGTTGGGTGTTCGCGGTCTAATGAACACTCAGTTTGCGGTTAAGAACAACAAAGTATACCTAATCGAGGTGAACCCTCGTGCAGCGCGTACAGTACCGTTCGTATCGAAAGCAACAGGTGCACCAATCGCGAAGATTGCAGCGCGTGTAATGGCGGGTCAGTCTCTAGAAGCTCAAGGCTTTACTAAAGAGATCATCCCACCTTATTACTCAGTGAAAGAAGTGGTACTGCCATTCAACAAGTTCCCTGGTGTAGACCCACTATTAGGCCCAGAAATGCGTTCTACTGGTGAGGTTATGGGTGTGGGTGCAACATTTGCTGAAGCTTACGCGAAAGCAGAACTAGGTTGTGGCAATGTTTACCCAGAAGGTGGTCGTGCACTACTGTCCGTTCGTGAAGGCGACAAGCAGCGCGTAGTAGATTTAGCATCTAAGCTAACGAAACTTGGTTACCAACTAGATGCAACGCACGGTACAGCAGTCATCCTTGGTGAAGCGGGTATTAACCCACGTCTAGTGAACAAGGTACACGAAGGTCGTCCTCACATTCTTGACCGTATCAAGAATAATGAGTACACGTACATCGTAAACACTGCAGCAGGTCGTCAAGCGATTGAAGACTCTAAAGTACTACGTCGTGGCGCTCTTGCTGAGAAAGTGAACTACACAACAACGCTAAACGCGGCGTTTGCGACTTCTCTCGCGCACACTGCTGATGCGAAATCGACAGTAACTTCAGTACAAGAGCTTCACGCTCAAGTTAAGAACGCTTAA
- a CDS encoding NADP-dependent oxidoreductase: MSTHKEIRLIARPDERGIGPHLFELKQPQIPQPAQGEVLIKQTHMSLDPAMIGWMHPDTESYIPPVALGDVMRSSGFGEVIASNHPDFSVGDQVMGMTGWCEYFVSDGQGINKIQPGLNPEMALSIFALPGLTATQGLFSIGKPKAGETLVVTGAAGSVGSIVGQLAKADGLRVIGVVGSQEKAEWIVNELGFDAAINYKSDNLEQQLAELTPNGIDVFFENTGGPIQHAIFERMNTFGRIVVCGMIADYTTEQPALAPNWIPMIKKRLTMQGFAMTDHFQDAPALLEKLTPYVMQGKIKYRAHTLKGLESAMDGINLFFTGDNKGKLIVEL; this comes from the coding sequence ATGTCAACTCACAAGGAAATTCGCCTTATTGCTCGACCTGATGAGAGAGGTATCGGCCCTCACCTTTTTGAACTCAAGCAACCTCAAATTCCACAACCTGCACAAGGCGAAGTTCTCATCAAACAAACTCATATGTCTCTAGACCCTGCAATGATTGGCTGGATGCACCCGGATACAGAAAGCTACATTCCACCTGTGGCGTTAGGCGATGTGATGCGTTCGAGTGGCTTTGGTGAGGTTATCGCTTCGAACCACCCCGACTTTTCAGTCGGAGATCAAGTGATGGGCATGACCGGATGGTGTGAGTACTTTGTCTCCGATGGCCAAGGCATCAATAAAATTCAACCTGGATTGAATCCAGAAATGGCACTGTCTATTTTTGCCTTGCCTGGCCTAACCGCAACCCAAGGGCTTTTCAGCATCGGCAAACCTAAAGCTGGAGAAACTCTCGTCGTTACAGGTGCGGCCGGCTCAGTCGGGTCTATTGTTGGTCAACTAGCAAAAGCGGATGGGTTAAGAGTGATTGGTGTCGTGGGCAGTCAAGAGAAAGCGGAATGGATAGTCAATGAGCTTGGTTTTGATGCTGCTATCAATTACAAATCAGACAACCTTGAGCAGCAACTCGCAGAGCTAACACCGAACGGCATCGATGTCTTCTTTGAGAATACTGGCGGTCCTATTCAGCATGCGATTTTTGAGCGTATGAACACGTTCGGTCGTATCGTGGTGTGTGGCATGATTGCGGACTACACGACAGAGCAACCTGCGTTAGCCCCTAACTGGATTCCAATGATCAAGAAGCGTCTTACAATGCAAGGCTTCGCGATGACCGACCATTTCCAAGATGCACCCGCACTGCTGGAGAAGCTTACCCCCTATGTCATGCAGGGTAAGATCAAATACCGCGCACACACACTGAAAGGGTTAGAGAGTGCAATGGACGGTATCAACCTATTCTTCACCGGAGATAACAAGGGCAAACTGATTGTTGAACTATAG
- a CDS encoding LysR family transcriptional regulator: MDQLRAIRYFIVTAEKGSFTHAAKHFNVPASSISRRIANLEQNLDAQLFSRTTRSLSLTEVGEQYYNQVRSVIQQLEQCDQAVRDYQSVPKGTLKITCMSGFAERELIPVLNLFSQAYPEITLDLELNDALSNLQRDDVDIAIRGGFVPDERVIALRLMSNEFIAAASQGYLAQYGVPSSTLSLRHHKGLYYKTPSGSTPWLSEIEGQWHNVSAPTVLSTNSGNWLIEKAIAGEGIIMLPRWVLAPHIEAGELVELKFICFIHNALMRVQR; encoded by the coding sequence ATGGACCAACTTAGAGCGATTCGCTATTTCATCGTTACGGCTGAAAAGGGCAGTTTCACACACGCGGCAAAGCATTTTAATGTGCCTGCGTCTTCAATCTCACGACGCATTGCTAATTTAGAGCAGAATCTAGACGCTCAGCTATTCAGTCGAACGACACGCAGCCTGTCCTTAACAGAGGTGGGGGAACAGTATTACAACCAAGTTCGGTCGGTTATTCAGCAACTAGAGCAATGTGATCAAGCCGTGCGTGATTATCAGTCAGTGCCAAAGGGCACACTAAAGATCACCTGTATGTCTGGATTTGCAGAGCGTGAATTAATCCCAGTACTCAATCTGTTTTCACAAGCCTATCCTGAGATCACCCTTGATCTCGAGCTCAATGATGCATTGTCTAATTTACAGCGTGATGATGTTGATATTGCGATTCGAGGTGGATTTGTTCCTGATGAGCGCGTTATCGCGCTGAGGCTGATGAGTAATGAGTTTATCGCTGCCGCCTCTCAGGGGTATTTAGCGCAATATGGTGTGCCAAGTTCAACCTTAAGCTTACGTCACCACAAAGGTCTTTATTATAAAACCCCCTCCGGCAGCACGCCTTGGCTATCCGAAATTGAAGGTCAATGGCACAACGTCTCAGCTCCTACTGTGTTGTCCACCAACAGCGGTAATTGGTTAATAGAAAAAGCGATCGCAGGAGAGGGGATTATTATGTTGCCGCGATGGGTACTTGCGCCACATATAGAAGCGGGTGAGCTGGTCGAGTTGAAGTTTATATGCTTTATCCACAACGCTCTTATGCGAGTCCAAAGGTGA